CGGCTGCGGCATATTTCTCTTCAATACAGGCATTGCCGGACAAGGCCATAATAGGAAAATACTTAAGCTCCCTGCGAATCGCCCGCGCCGCTTCACAGCCATTCATTATAGGCATATCGATATCCATAAGGCAAAGGTCATATTTACCTTCATTCGCCACAGCCCGCTCAACCGCCTCCTGCCCGTTATTCGCAGTATCAAAATCAAAACCCCAACATTTCAATAACATGCCGACCGACTTTTGAAGTCTCAGGTTATCTTCTGCAATTAGAATTTTCATGGTTGTTCCCCCTTTTTATGTTTTAAAGTAGCCGATCCCCTTTTCTTAAGGTATTGGGCGCCAGCATCTTGATGTTTGCCCCTATACCCTCTGGTTCATCTTCGCAATAGCGTTTAATTGCAGCCATTACTGTTTCAGTGAGTTTCTTTTTGATAACCTCAATATCGTCGGAATCGAATGATTTTGGAGGGTCATAAATTATGCAGCTCTCCGCTATCACCTTGCCCGCCATAGGATAGAAAAACAATAGTGCCAATATAATGCAGATTTTCTTCATGATTCATCCCCCCCCTTTTTGAGTATGGATAAACAGAGTCTTTCCATGATAGCAATGAAAGCTTTGTAGGGCAGCAGGTGGTTATCTTTATTATAGGATTCCACTATCAGTGTTAACCATTAATTCCTGCTTCTTTTTACGTATCTCACGCAAGTTAACAACAATAAAACTTACAGATATGAAGCCATAGATTGCTAAGAATAAATAGCTGTGAAAAGCAAAAGAGAATAATAATAAAAGCTCTGACAAAGCAACTTGAAAGAATAAAAAAGATGATGAATTCTCGAATGATAAATCCTGCTTGGATTGAATAATTATAACTGTTACCAGCAAAATAATCATAAAAGAAAAAGGCCCTGGAAAAATCGTTAAAATACCCTCCAAACCAACTTCACTAATACCATGTTCAAATAACGAGTTTAATGCAGAAAAGAAAAAAGAAGATCCAACTAATAAATGAAATATAAGAATAATGGTGTAAATGAGCAAGATGACGTTTTTTAAAAAATCTTTCAATGGAATTTGCTCCTATATCTTCTGCTCATCAAGATATCGTTTGCCATCACCGGCGTGGATGGAGCGCAGCGGAATCCACATCCGAGTGCATGGCATTGTTAGCGATTTCATAGCTCTTTGTACATGATGCATACATCAACATACTCTTCATTTTTATTTCTAAATCCGTTTGGAATCTTGCCTATCACCTCAAATCCTAAATACTCCCAGAGGCGCAATGATGCTTGATTGTTTATTACAACTCCGTTGAATTGCATTGCCTTATATCCAAGCTTCATTGCAGTGGATATAGAGTGTTTTCCTAATAGGTTTCCTATCCCGTTTTCTCTTTGATTTTCTGATACAAAATACGT
This genomic window from Deltaproteobacteria bacterium contains:
- a CDS encoding GNAT family N-acetyltransferase; translated protein: MYEIREYISSDLSAVTQAFNAVVESGNAFMTEHPVSEEQMRERLKNEQSVFVAVRDGTVVGCYMLRSNMKGRGNHIANATYFVSENQRENGIGNLLGKHSISTAMKLGYKAMQFNGVVINNQASLRLWEYLGFEVIGKIPNGFRNKNEEYVDVCIMYKEL